Proteins encoded by one window of Erysipelothrix rhusiopathiae:
- a CDS encoding ankyrin repeat domain-containing protein: MIKTERIDILNELIEAIHHNDIDSVQTILINDPHVVSHPSGDRLQSPLQEAIQNSRLEIAQLIIETKDNVNFMVQGELEHWQQPILHVAISEALNHSRYPRPQRDGPKNDGVLFDKHLACLKLLLDEGADVHGQDSFGNTPLMRAVLDVINIDLGIVDYEFEEDIRRVFGLLIDKGSDIREATNTRKSIFELYRNHKVMNYIPKG, encoded by the coding sequence ATGATTAAGACAGAAAGGATTGATATTTTGAATGAATTGATCGAAGCAATTCATCATAATGACATTGATTCAGTTCAGACAATCCTTATCAACGACCCACACGTCGTATCTCACCCTTCAGGTGATCGTTTGCAATCCCCCCTACAAGAAGCAATTCAAAACAGTCGTCTTGAAATTGCTCAGTTAATTATTGAAACAAAGGATAATGTTAACTTTATGGTTCAAGGTGAACTCGAACATTGGCAGCAACCTATTTTACACGTTGCCATTAGTGAAGCCTTGAATCATTCACGTTATCCCCGACCTCAACGAGACGGCCCTAAAAATGATGGGGTTCTTTTCGACAAGCATCTTGCTTGTCTTAAACTCTTGCTTGATGAGGGTGCGGATGTCCATGGTCAAGATTCATTTGGAAATACGCCTCTTATGCGAGCTGTTTTAGATGTCATTAATATTGATTTGGGAATTGTTGATTATGAATTTGAAGAAGATATTCGTCGTGTGTTTGGATTACTCATTGATAAGGGTTCTGATATTCGTGAAGCTACAAACACGCGTAAGTCTATTTTTGAACTGTACCGAAATCATAAAGTGATGAATTATATACCAAAAGGATGA
- the pepF gene encoding oligoendopeptidase F has product MAKKLVHRSDVNPEHTWDLSGLFKTEEDYNQTFDELEKEVDTFVSTYKGQLSTPEMIVEALGVYAPMYEKMVHLGTYNSLSASADQSNEETIQRYGLYAIRTTEISNKLTFFTSEISGNDYKTLEDAAQLDEFSKGFLKQILREKPHALSPEVEAAVTALNAALDAPYSIYNRGKLQDMSFDDFEVNGKTYPNSFVLFEGEWEYEIDHDVRHKAFEEFYGKLAEYQHTFAEVYQTQVLKEKALATLKGFDSVIDYLLFDQEVSRDMYDRQIDLITEHLAPHMRKYAQLLQSVHGLESMSFFDLLMPLDPGFEPDISIEASREKLLEGLSILGDDYLAMVNRAFDERWIDFPQNIGKSTGAFCSSPYGAHPYVLISWTERMREVFVLAHELGHAGHFYLAGQNQNIYDTRPSLYFIEAPSTMNELIMANHLTTQSEDPRFKRWVLSTMISRTYYHNFVTHLLEAAYQREVYRAVDAGKPLSTSGLNAMKRSVLEAFWGDVVTINPNVELTWMRQPHYYMGLYPYTYSAGLTIATEVSQKVLNGTLDIERWKDVLKAGGTKTPLELAQMVDVDLSTDAPLRHTIEHIGSMIDEIIDLTELMK; this is encoded by the coding sequence ATGGCAAAGAAATTAGTACACCGTAGTGACGTTAATCCTGAACATACATGGGATTTAAGTGGTCTTTTCAAAACGGAAGAGGACTACAATCAAACATTTGATGAGCTTGAAAAAGAAGTCGATACGTTTGTTTCTACTTATAAAGGGCAATTAAGCACGCCTGAGATGATTGTTGAGGCATTAGGTGTCTACGCACCAATGTATGAGAAAATGGTTCACCTTGGCACTTATAACAGCCTTAGTGCTTCCGCAGATCAATCAAATGAAGAAACCATTCAACGTTATGGTCTTTATGCAATTCGCACAACTGAAATTTCTAATAAACTGACATTCTTTACATCTGAAATATCTGGCAATGATTATAAAACATTAGAAGATGCAGCACAGCTCGATGAATTTAGTAAAGGATTTTTAAAACAGATTCTTCGTGAAAAACCACATGCTTTATCACCTGAGGTTGAAGCTGCTGTTACCGCATTAAATGCCGCATTGGATGCCCCTTACAGTATTTATAATCGCGGTAAACTTCAAGATATGAGTTTTGATGATTTTGAAGTCAACGGAAAGACATATCCCAACAGTTTCGTACTTTTTGAAGGCGAATGGGAATATGAGATCGATCATGATGTACGTCATAAAGCATTTGAAGAGTTTTATGGAAAACTTGCGGAATACCAACATACTTTTGCGGAAGTCTACCAAACGCAAGTTCTCAAAGAAAAAGCACTTGCAACCCTTAAAGGCTTTGACTCTGTGATTGATTATCTTCTTTTCGATCAAGAAGTCTCACGCGATATGTATGATCGTCAAATTGACTTAATCACAGAACATCTGGCACCACACATGCGTAAATACGCTCAATTACTCCAATCCGTTCATGGTTTGGAGTCCATGTCATTTTTCGACTTACTTATGCCCTTAGATCCTGGATTTGAACCGGATATTTCAATTGAAGCATCACGTGAAAAATTACTTGAAGGATTAAGCATTCTTGGTGACGACTATCTTGCGATGGTTAACCGTGCTTTTGATGAACGCTGGATTGATTTCCCACAAAACATTGGAAAATCAACGGGTGCATTCTGCTCAAGTCCTTATGGCGCACACCCTTATGTCCTTATTAGTTGGACTGAACGTATGCGTGAAGTCTTTGTCTTAGCACACGAGTTGGGTCATGCAGGACACTTCTACCTTGCCGGACAAAATCAAAATATTTATGATACACGTCCTTCCCTTTACTTCATCGAAGCACCTTCAACCATGAATGAACTTATCATGGCAAATCACCTAACAACTCAATCTGAAGATCCACGCTTCAAACGTTGGGTTCTATCTACAATGATTAGCCGTACCTATTATCATAACTTTGTAACCCATCTTCTTGAAGCGGCTTATCAACGTGAAGTATACCGTGCCGTAGATGCTGGTAAGCCTTTATCAACATCAGGCCTTAACGCTATGAAGCGCTCAGTACTTGAAGCATTTTGGGGTGATGTGGTCACAATTAATCCAAATGTTGAGCTCACATGGATGCGTCAACCACATTACTATATGGGACTATACCCTTACACTTACAGTGCTGGATTAACCATCGCAACTGAAGTAAGTCAAAAAGTCTTAAACGGAACTTTGGACATTGAACGTTGGAAAGACGTATTGAAAGCCGGAGGAACCAAAACACCGCTTGAACTTGCGCAAATGGTTGATGTTGATCTTTCAACAGATGCACCATTACGTCACACCATTGAACACATTGGCTCGATGATTGATGAAATTATTGACCTTACTGAACTAATGAAATAA
- a CDS encoding HAD-IC family P-type ATPase has translation MQNKKGLTTQQVKQLTQEGKVNRLPKPEIKSNAQIIFSNVFTLFNLYNIIIASALVYVKAWTSLFFMGVIISNTFMFIFQEIRSRNLISKLNIIISPKTTVIRDGQRLELDNEDIVLGDLVYYEAGNQISADARIVDGAVEVNESLLTGEVDPVDKTVDAEILSGSFIVSGACYAEIIHVGKDNYAIKVTSAVKTNRVISSELLKTFKTVTKITSFFIIPIGAILLYQGLVLRGQAFDSVIVNTATALLGMLPQGLVLLTTLVLIGAVLKLGSKKTLVQDLYAIETLSQSSVLCLDKTGTLTHGVMKVIHVETLDEILYEYMSSYIENSSDNNATSTAIKDYFEVIPTQLKAVEQIPFSSARKWAGMNFSNNHAVLVGAPDILLPGTRIPEKVESLRRDGARILLICESLSPVHKDSSLKGILPLAYIALEDPIRDDAYDAIQFFRENDVTAKVISGDNVETVAAIARKAGIENYQNVVDAQSLKTEEDLTEAILNCNVIGRATPNQKLDFVRILQEHGEKVAMTGDGINDVLALKNSDCSIAMGEGSDAALHISQIVVMDGQLSTLVDVVKEGRMVINNITRSASMYYLRTILTIFIAITAVVMNVPFPFIPFQITLTNMFIDGFPSFMLLFQPSYERPKERILNHVLRHAFPNAMTIILLWLFLNIWGTHFGLTTEVVQTMMYFINGYVSIGMIYRIYKPLNLYRTTVLIINVIGFGLATKLFWPLLELQPLSPEHAQFTAILLIVAIPIVIIIHKLALMYIDYTNTKNI, from the coding sequence ATGCAAAATAAAAAAGGTCTAACGACACAACAAGTAAAACAATTAACTCAGGAAGGCAAGGTCAATCGTCTACCTAAACCCGAAATTAAATCAAATGCGCAAATCATTTTCAGTAATGTATTTACGCTTTTTAACTTATATAACATTATTATCGCATCCGCACTTGTTTATGTAAAAGCATGGACAAGTTTATTCTTTATGGGTGTCATCATTTCAAATACATTCATGTTTATTTTCCAGGAAATACGTTCTCGAAATTTAATCAGCAAACTCAATATTATTATCTCTCCAAAAACGACAGTGATTCGTGACGGTCAACGACTTGAACTGGATAACGAAGACATTGTTCTTGGTGATTTGGTTTATTATGAGGCAGGAAATCAAATCAGTGCCGATGCACGGATTGTGGATGGTGCTGTGGAAGTTAATGAGTCCCTTCTTACTGGTGAAGTTGATCCTGTCGATAAAACGGTTGATGCGGAAATTTTATCCGGAAGTTTTATTGTCAGTGGTGCGTGTTATGCAGAGATTATTCATGTTGGAAAAGACAACTACGCCATTAAAGTAACTTCTGCTGTGAAAACTAACCGCGTTATTTCTTCTGAACTGCTTAAAACGTTTAAAACGGTTACTAAAATTACAAGTTTCTTTATTATTCCAATCGGTGCCATTTTACTTTACCAAGGTCTTGTACTACGAGGTCAAGCTTTTGATTCAGTAATTGTTAATACTGCAACTGCACTACTTGGTATGCTTCCACAAGGTCTGGTACTGCTCACTACCTTAGTCCTTATTGGAGCCGTCTTAAAACTTGGTTCTAAGAAAACACTTGTACAAGATTTATACGCAATTGAAACCTTGTCGCAATCCAGTGTACTGTGCTTGGATAAGACAGGGACATTAACACATGGTGTAATGAAGGTAATTCACGTGGAAACACTTGATGAGATTCTCTATGAATATATGAGTTCGTATATCGAAAACTCAAGTGATAACAATGCTACATCGACTGCAATTAAAGACTATTTTGAAGTCATTCCAACACAACTTAAAGCTGTCGAACAAATACCGTTCTCCTCCGCGAGAAAGTGGGCGGGGATGAATTTTTCTAACAATCACGCAGTGCTTGTTGGTGCCCCTGATATTTTACTCCCAGGAACACGAATTCCTGAAAAAGTTGAATCTTTACGACGGGATGGTGCACGAATTCTATTAATCTGTGAGTCCCTATCACCCGTTCATAAAGATAGTTCTCTCAAAGGAATTTTACCGCTCGCTTACATTGCCTTAGAAGATCCAATTCGTGATGACGCATACGATGCTATACAATTTTTCCGAGAAAATGATGTTACTGCAAAAGTTATCTCAGGAGATAACGTAGAAACCGTTGCCGCGATTGCTCGCAAAGCAGGTATTGAAAACTATCAAAATGTTGTAGATGCACAATCTCTAAAAACGGAAGAAGACTTAACGGAAGCCATTCTTAATTGCAACGTTATTGGTCGGGCAACGCCAAATCAAAAACTTGATTTTGTACGTATCCTTCAAGAACATGGTGAAAAAGTTGCCATGACTGGTGATGGTATCAATGATGTTCTTGCTTTAAAAAACTCTGATTGTTCTATTGCTATGGGAGAAGGTAGCGATGCAGCCTTGCATATCTCACAAATCGTTGTAATGGACGGACAACTCTCGACACTTGTAGATGTTGTGAAAGAGGGGCGTATGGTGATCAATAACATCACCCGTTCCGCATCCATGTATTATCTACGAACAATTCTAACCATATTTATTGCCATTACTGCAGTGGTTATGAATGTTCCCTTCCCGTTTATTCCCTTCCAGATTACATTAACAAATATGTTTATTGATGGATTCCCTTCATTCATGTTGTTGTTCCAACCAAGTTATGAACGGCCTAAAGAACGAATCCTTAACCATGTTTTACGTCATGCATTCCCAAATGCCATGACCATTATTCTGTTGTGGCTCTTCCTAAATATTTGGGGAACCCACTTTGGATTAACAACAGAGGTTGTTCAAACGATGATGTACTTTATTAACGGTTATGTATCAATCGGTATGATCTACCGCATCTACAAACCCCTCAATCTGTATCGAACAACGGTCCTTATCATCAATGTTATTGGATTTGGACTTGCAACGAAACTCTTCTGGCCTCTCTTAGAACTTCAACCACTCAGTCCAGAACATGCGCAATTCACTGCAATCCTTCTGATTGTTGCCATCCCTATTGTAATCATCATCCATAAATTAGCCCTTATGTATATTGATTACACAAATACAAAAAACATCTAG